CACCGAGTTGTCTCAGAAAATTCAGGCGCTTTTGTCTGACGTCCACTCTTTACAAATTAGACTCGACAATGAGGTGAAGTTAATTATTGGGCGCATGGATGGCATGGCTTCCGCTGGTGATTTGAGCCTTTTCAAGAGTGAGGCTCTGTCTCGCTTCGAGAAACTCGGAGCAGCATTGTCTGCCAGCTGGAGCGATCCGTTGTCCGCAAGAGAACACAGTGCCAAGGGCCCCCCACAGGATCCCTCGGTCGTCTCAGGCAGCATTGGTGATGATTACAGAATACTTGGCAATGCCGCGCGGGAGCCCAACCAAAGTTCCCTCAAGTGGTTGCGGGAGCGGCCTGCTTCTTCACATTCATCAAGCTCGATGCCTGAAGTCTTTGGGAACAATTCAGTTGCTGCCGTGGATGATAGTCCGAGAAGCCCATTCATACCCGGCTCTCCTTCCACAGATGCGCCTAGTCTTCCGGCACCGAGACCCTTTATCATGGACTTGCCAATAGCGTTCCGCATTTCGGAAGAGGATCGGACAGGGATCAGACAGGATCATCGTAGCCCGCTCGTGGATGGATCTCGCTCTCCCAAAGCTCCCAACTCCCAGCTAGTACCGACCACGCGTACGAACGATAGTGTGGCCGGAAATTCCGAGTCTGGACCATCAAGGAAACGTCCACGTCAGGGCACATTCTCGGACGACGGAGGTGGATCATGGACATCTACATCCACTCGCACACCCAACGTTGCGAAATCCAGCAATGAGAATGAATCCTCTCTGTCgaagaaagcaagaaagaaactggagaagagagagcgaAAGGAGCAGCGTAAAAGGCAAAAGGGGCCGATGCATTGATCATCCGCCGCGATTTACTTGATCAGCACGGTTCGATGTTTGTTTCTGGGagttttttttatttctttccttcttgggCGCCTTATACCCACAGCGTCACCGCATTGTTACATGTTTATTCTGCAATAATTCTGTTATCGCACAAGGTATTTCTACCGTCTTATCCCTGCGATGTCCACATATGCAGCTCTAGCTCGTACCTCGGCGGAGAGCTATTCAGAGTGATCCGAAGAATTTAAGCACCGCTTCGTGGATCGCAAGTTGTCAGTCCTGTGTTCTGGTTCCATTTTCATAGTGAGTTGTCTGCACGTACCTTGCCGGAATCCTTCCGGGTTCTCTGAGATGAGCCAGTGTCCGGCCTCTACGTCTGCGATCTGCGCGTTGGGGAAGAAGGTCTTGATGGCGGGCATGGTGTTATCCGAGACGTACCGAGACCTCGTACCTCGGACGAACAACGTGGGCCCATGATACTGTTTCCCCTCCGATTCCGAGAAAGGGAAATCAGCCATATCATTGAGAGAGTCCCCGATGACAGACAGAGGTACGCGGAATTTGAGGATATTGTCTTCCGATCGGACAAGATTGGTCAAAAGAAATTGACGGATTGGAAGAGACTGGATTTCCCGGATTAGCGGTCATGCACACCCGAGGCCAAGTCAACATGTTAGCACATCGCCCAGTCATTATGCATTACCTCTTCAAATTCTTTCAAAATTTTGTCTGCTTCAGACTGCTTGGACACCTTTGCCTGTTCGACCTGTTGCATGCCACGGACATACTTGGGAAAGTCGCTCTTCAGAGCGGCGTTGACGGGGGCATTGTCGACAGGAATCAACCCGGAGACACGCTCGGGTGAGCAAAGTGCCACCGTCATGGCGACTTTGGCACCCCTGTTGCGGACGAGTCAGTGCTTTTGTTGAGATTGTGGTAGGTCCATGGAGTCAAGGGGTAATCCTGCGCAACTAGTGGAAGGCAACTATCCCATCCCTGGCCAGAACTTACATAGAGTGACCAATCAAGACGGACTTGCCAATTTGATGTTGCTCCATAAATTCCTGCACATCTTCGGCCATGACGGCATAATTATGGCCAGGTGCATGGAAGGAGTCTCCGTGGTTACGCAAGTCCTAAGACGCGGTTCATTAGTCTCTTGTGCCCTGGCTGAGTTTGCTATCAATGATGGCTCAGGAGGGGACAACAGGACTTACCAAGTTATAGATGCGACATTTCAGGTCGCGAGCAAGAGCTCTGTACCAGACAGGAGGAAGCCACACATGAGTCTCACAATCCATCGTCCATTTGtccaatcttttttttttatttcatTCACTTACTTGCTAATGCTGCGGTTGTTCTGCTTTGAGCCGAACAGCCCGTGAAGAAACACGATCGGATCCCGTTGAATGGCTTCGTTTTCAGGACCAAAGACTTGGAAGGCCAGTTCTGTGCGAGAGACTCGCGCCGTTGAAAATGCGCGCAAGCTAATGGAGGCCCGCATGGGTAGCCGAGGAAAGAGCATAATGTAGAGTCTACACCTGCCCACCCGCGATTGATTGAACACAGAGATTCCTCGATTGACTCACGAGCCTACCGGTCTGGTTTTCAAGACCAACCCCTGTCAGATAGGTGGTCGTTGCGGTCGCCAATGAAATTTGGTAATCCTGAGGCTTCCTCTACCCGAATCATGACCACCCGCCACTGAGGTAACTTGTCGGTCCGGGCCTGAACAGGCTGACTCAGCTGACGTTCCACGGGCCGTCGAGTCACCAGCAATGGCAAGGCGTTTTCGTGTCTACATTACACGACAACGGGAGTAGTCTCCTTCCAGTGCGTACTTCACCTCCAACGAATTGAAGATAATCTGTAACTATGAGCATAAGCTATGCTGTAGTAACACACAAAATCAAATGCTCACTACTAAGGTGACGAGGATAGTAGGTCACTTCAATACATAGGTCGCAGGTAGCTGGTAGGCTACCATACGTAATAGATAAGCTATTTTATCGAACCGGCTAATGTATACACCCCGAAAGATAAACTAGTAGCGCCCGCAAGATACGCGATTTCAACTCGATTCGAACGCGAATGAACGCGGATCAATATAAAGAACAAGCTATAATTCTGGGTGCAACTCGGTAGTGCTTATGATCTCGATATGAAAATGACTCCAAGTTGAGCATTTTAATATGATACGGGAA
The nucleotide sequence above comes from Penicillium oxalicum strain HP7-1 chromosome II, whole genome shotgun sequence. Encoded proteins:
- a CDS encoding Protein ABHD11; protein product: MLFPRLPMRASISLRAFSTARVSRTELAFQVFGPENEAIQRDPIVFLHGLFGSKQNNRSISKALARDLKCRIYNLDLRNHGDSFHAPGHNYAVMAEDVQEFMEQHQIGKSVLIGHSMGAKVAMTVALCSPERVSGLIPVDNAPVNAALKSDFPKYVRGMQQVEQAKVSKQSEADKILKEFEESLPIRQFLLTNLVRSEDNILKFRVPLSVIGDSLNDMADFPFSESEGKQYHGPTLFVRGTRSRYVSDNTMPAIKTFFPNAQIADVEAGHWLISENPEGFRQAVLKFFGSL